In one Rhizobium lentis genomic region, the following are encoded:
- a CDS encoding ABC transporter substrate-binding protein — protein MSFDQSDKTNISRRNALKLGLAAGVGLTVFGMNARIVLADEGQVLKVAHPAFDQDWSPLRGGGRTFRWNSIWWAAPMYFDSEGNIKPYVFTSWESADNTVWTFKIDPKAVFSDGSRITAADVKGSWEVASMPNTKSQRADQVLSKVKGYAEIAAGSGNELTGVATPDEGTVVVTLAAADPIFFMRLANHIAPITRASQSRGSDGEEIIDWYKPDSQPVFSGPFKLTSIDIDAGKLSFEPNENFFGPKPKLARIDITSIEDNVSATSLIKSGEFNAHTELITSTIIQDLGPEFSAGPLIPTSQHFWFNISRAPMDDPKVRQALIMAVDRDGLFKASYPDGPHKKADQILNSVPGADNSGFEPYPYDPAGAKKLLAESSYGGPERLPKILFVGISGPAIQAAAQFIAEQWRQNLGITAVDMKPQQDSYAGPDQNSVQIFRDDVGTRVPDAVSYLAGSIASTSSNAQNKLGGYKNDKVDSALAEATTKPADDPQRIALAQQAQKAFRDDWAFIPWYSQAMSRWATKEVKGLEKNLDWQIVEPWNISIG, from the coding sequence ATGTCTTTTGATCAATCGGATAAAACCAATATATCGCGCCGTAACGCGCTGAAGCTCGGTCTTGCGGCCGGCGTCGGCCTCACCGTGTTCGGGATGAATGCCCGCATCGTGCTGGCAGATGAAGGCCAGGTCCTTAAGGTGGCGCATCCGGCCTTCGATCAGGACTGGTCGCCGCTGCGCGGCGGCGGCAGGACTTTCCGCTGGAATTCGATCTGGTGGGCCGCGCCGATGTATTTCGACAGCGAAGGCAATATCAAGCCTTACGTCTTCACCAGCTGGGAATCGGCCGACAACACCGTCTGGACCTTCAAGATCGATCCCAAGGCCGTCTTCTCCGACGGCAGCAGGATCACTGCCGCCGACGTCAAGGGATCGTGGGAAGTTGCCTCGATGCCGAACACCAAGAGTCAGCGCGCCGACCAGGTGCTGAGCAAGGTCAAGGGCTATGCCGAAATCGCCGCCGGCTCCGGCAACGAACTCACGGGCGTTGCCACCCCTGACGAGGGAACGGTCGTCGTGACGCTCGCTGCCGCCGATCCGATCTTCTTCATGCGGCTGGCAAACCACATCGCGCCGATCACCAGGGCGTCGCAGTCGCGCGGCAGCGACGGCGAGGAGATTATCGACTGGTACAAGCCCGACAGCCAGCCGGTCTTCTCCGGCCCGTTCAAGCTGACGAGCATCGATATCGACGCCGGCAAGCTCTCCTTCGAGCCGAACGAGAACTTCTTCGGGCCGAAGCCGAAGCTGGCGCGCATCGACATCACCTCGATCGAGGACAATGTCAGCGCGACGTCGCTGATCAAGTCGGGCGAATTCAATGCCCATACCGAACTCATCACCTCAACCATCATCCAGGATCTCGGCCCGGAATTCTCGGCCGGTCCGCTGATCCCGACCAGCCAGCATTTCTGGTTCAACATTTCGCGTGCGCCGATGGACGATCCGAAGGTCCGCCAGGCGCTGATCATGGCGGTCGATCGCGACGGCCTGTTCAAGGCCTCCTATCCCGACGGGCCGCACAAGAAGGCCGACCAGATCCTGAATTCGGTTCCCGGTGCCGACAATTCCGGTTTCGAGCCCTATCCCTATGATCCGGCAGGCGCAAAGAAGCTGCTTGCGGAATCGAGCTATGGCGGCCCGGAGCGCCTGCCGAAGATCCTGTTTGTCGGCATCTCGGGGCCGGCGATTCAGGCTGCCGCCCAGTTCATCGCCGAGCAGTGGCGCCAGAATCTCGGCATCACGGCCGTCGATATGAAGCCGCAGCAGGATTCCTATGCCGGTCCGGACCAGAATTCGGTCCAGATCTTCCGCGACGACGTCGGCACCCGCGTTCCCGATGCCGTCTCTTATCTGGCGGGTTCCATCGCCTCGACCTCTTCGAACGCCCAGAACAAGCTCGGCGGATACAAGAACGACAAGGTCGACAGCGCTCTGGCCGAAGCGACGACCAAGCCTGCGGATGATCCGCAGCGTATCGCTCTCGCCCAGCAAGCCCAGAAGGCGTTCCGCGACGATTGGGCCTTCATCCCATGGTATTCTCAGGCGATGTCGCGCTGGGCCACCAAGGAGGTCAAGGGCCTGGAGAAGAACCTCGACTGGCAGATCGTCGAGCCCTGGAACATTTCCATCGGCTGA
- a CDS encoding dihydrodipicolinate synthase family protein translates to MSHRITGVFSAAATPLTADNTPDLGLFTDHCRRLLDEGCHGVALLGTTGEANSFSGAERRAILEAALKAGISADKLLPGTGVVAIPETVELTRHALSLGVTKVVMLPPFYYKGVSDDGLFAAYSQVLEKVADTRLRVILYHIPQVSGVPLSIPLIGRLIAAFPETVVGIKESAGDFNNMQAIIAAYPGFSVLAGADPLLLPLLKADGAGCITATSNLVADSLRTVYDHVHDETRAADVEAAQARINAYRTLSNSYVQIPTIKAMIGLKAGNPAWKRTRAPLMPLSDADYAALAESYAKLP, encoded by the coding sequence ATGAGCCATAGAATTACAGGCGTTTTCAGCGCGGCGGCAACGCCGCTGACAGCAGACAATACGCCGGATCTCGGCCTTTTTACCGATCATTGCCGACGGCTGCTGGACGAGGGCTGCCATGGCGTGGCCCTGCTCGGCACGACCGGTGAGGCCAACTCTTTCTCCGGAGCCGAACGCCGCGCCATTCTGGAGGCGGCGCTGAAGGCCGGCATTTCAGCCGATAAGCTGCTGCCGGGCACCGGTGTCGTCGCCATTCCCGAAACCGTGGAACTGACCCGGCACGCGCTATCGCTCGGCGTCACCAAAGTGGTGATGCTGCCGCCCTTCTACTACAAGGGCGTTTCCGATGACGGCTTGTTTGCCGCCTATTCGCAGGTGCTGGAAAAGGTCGCCGACACCCGCCTGCGGGTCATCCTCTATCATATTCCGCAGGTCTCCGGGGTGCCGCTCTCCATCCCGCTAATCGGGCGACTGATTGCGGCCTTCCCGGAAACGGTCGTCGGCATCAAGGAATCGGCCGGCGATTTCAACAATATGCAGGCGATCATCGCCGCCTATCCCGGCTTTTCGGTGCTGGCGGGGGCCGATCCGCTGCTGCTGCCACTCCTGAAGGCGGACGGCGCCGGCTGCATCACCGCCACCTCCAACCTTGTGGCGGATTCGCTGCGCACCGTCTACGACCACGTCCATGACGAGACGCGCGCCGCCGATGTCGAGGCGGCGCAGGCACGTATTAACGCCTATCGCACGCTTTCCAATTCCTACGTCCAGATCCCGACCATCAAGGCAATGATCGGGCTAAAAGCAGGCAATCCTGCCTGGAAGCGCACACGCGCGCCACTGATGCCGCTCAGCGATGCCGATTATGCCGCACTCGCCGAAAGCTACGCCAAGCTGCCTTGA